One Aegilops tauschii subsp. strangulata cultivar AL8/78 chromosome 7, Aet v6.0, whole genome shotgun sequence genomic window carries:
- the LOC120968694 gene encoding BTB/POZ and MATH domain-containing protein 2-like: MLRCCFGGQPTRAARTASGNCNLSGGAIVIDDEDWSYSYTLKIAGYSRTKELLETGKYARSTPFTVGGHVWAVRYYPNGYKDAADFASIFLVLVDSTGARDVKAKCTFSVLDEAGLPVPSFTRTYTSARTFTGKDSSWGYPEFINKADLEGSPHLIDDCFAIRCDVTVLKENRSEEIKKCSKQFVVVPPSNLRRQLSGLLNSMDGADVTFHVGGDKFPAHRSVLAARSSVFKAELLGSMKENASDPLVEIKDMESDVFKSLLHFIYTDDSPSEMACEDAVMAGHLLVAADRYNVERLKLICEDKLCKHIDSNTVATSLALAEQHSCPGLKEACFGFLASPSNFEAMVASDGYEHLKSSCPSVLKELIARFLPAELKAAKDIIMKFEVPQRVNM; the protein is encoded by the coding sequence ATGCTGCGCTGTTGCTTCGGCGGGCAGCCAACAAGAGCAGCTCGTACTGCGTCAGGAAACTGCAATCTTTCTGGTGGTGCTATCGTAATTGACGACGAGGATTGGTCATACTCATACACGCTCAAGATAGCCGGATACTCAAGAACCAAGGAGCTGCTCGAGACCGGCAAGTACGCAAGATCTACGCCTTTCACTGTTGGAGGCCATGTTTGGGCCGTACGTTATTACCCAAACGGTTACAAGGATGCTGCTGATTTCGCATCTATTTTCCTAGTTCTTGTTGATTCTACGGGCGCCAGGGATGTGAAGGCGAAATGCACGTTCAGTGTGCTCGACGAGGCCGGGTTGCCAGTGCCTTCTTTCACCCGTACCTACACCTCCGCACGTACCTTCACAGGAAAAGATTCCAGCTGGGGCTACCCTGAATTTATCAACAAGGCGGATCTGGAGGGATCGCCGCACCTCATAGACGATTGTTTCGCCATCAGATGCGATGTCACCGTCTTGAAGGAGAACCGTAGCGAGGAAATTAAAAAGTGTAGTAAACAGTTTGTGGTGGTTCCTCCGAGCAACCTGCGCCGGCAACTTAGCGGCCTCCTAAACAGCATGGATGGTGCGGACGTCACCTTCCACGTCGGCGGGGACAAGTTCCCGGCCCATAGGTCCGTGCTCGCTGCTCGCTCCTCCGTCTTCAAGGCCGAGCTCTTGGGCTCCATGAAGGAGAATGCCAGCGATCCGCTTGTAGAGATCAAGGATATGGAGAGCGACGTGTTCAAGTCATTGCTGCATTTCATATACACAGACGACTCGCCGTCTGAGATGGCCTGTGAAGACGCGGTGATGGCTGGCCATTTACTCGTCGCGGCTGACAGGTACAATGTCGAGAGGTTGAAACTGATATGTGAGGACAAGTTGTGCAAACACATTGACTCCAACACCGTGGCGACTAGCTTAGCTTTAGCTGAACAACATAGTTGCCCTGGACTAAAGGAAGCTTGCTTTGGGTTCCTTGCCTCTCCTTCCAATTTTGAGGCTATGGTGGCAAGTGATGGTTATGAGCATCTGAAGAGCAGTTGCCCGTCCGTTCTCAAGGAGCTGATTGCTAGATTCCTGCCCGCTGAGCTAAAAGCGGCCAAGGATATCATCATGAAATTTGAAGTACCACAGCGTGTGAATATGTAA